The following proteins are co-located in the Pontiella desulfatans genome:
- a CDS encoding SIR2 family NAD-dependent protein deacylase, with protein MGKQSSSEIEHCTDILEKTRGLLVISGAGISAESGIPTYRGPGGIYENNPGLPPMLSAEGLAKDPDRIWNHFNELRTLVAGAQPNPAHRILAKWETEQRFPRMLIATQNIDGLHQKAGSGRVSELHGSMWQMACPRTVDYAEDEQFSDDFSEMMSSGGNADILRRWSEENNRTIWNDHQVPFSTIPPYTDPAIRPNVLFFNEDYGNRLLWVEDFIRKGVDTVLVVGCSGGVAVLDRLLRQCRKENPACSIININPHQDCIEHAHTFIHMQAGSAMEQIQTCLK; from the coding sequence ATGGGAAAGCAATCATCGTCGGAAATCGAACACTGCACCGATATTCTGGAGAAAACACGGGGATTGTTGGTGATCTCGGGTGCTGGGATCTCCGCCGAAAGCGGCATACCCACTTACCGCGGCCCCGGTGGCATCTACGAGAATAACCCCGGACTACCACCGATGCTCAGCGCGGAAGGGCTGGCCAAAGATCCCGACCGCATCTGGAACCATTTCAACGAACTCCGCACACTCGTTGCCGGAGCGCAACCCAACCCGGCACACCGCATCCTGGCAAAATGGGAAACCGAACAACGTTTCCCCCGAATGCTGATAGCCACGCAAAACATTGATGGACTGCACCAGAAGGCCGGCAGCGGGCGGGTCAGCGAGCTCCACGGCAGCATGTGGCAGATGGCCTGCCCACGCACGGTCGATTATGCGGAAGACGAACAGTTCTCGGACGATTTTTCCGAAATGATGTCATCCGGAGGAAACGCCGACATCCTGCGGCGCTGGAGCGAGGAGAATAACCGCACCATCTGGAACGATCACCAAGTTCCGTTCTCCACCATTCCGCCCTACACCGATCCGGCAATTCGCCCCAACGTGCTCTTCTTCAACGAAGATTACGGAAACCGCCTCCTTTGGGTGGAGGACTTCATCCGGAAAGGCGTGGATACGGTGCTCGTAGTCGGCTGTTCCGGCGGAGTTGCCGTTCTGGATCGCCTGCTCAGACAATGCCGCAAAGAGAATCCCGCCTGCTCGATCATCAACATTAATCCCCACCAGGACTGCATTGAACACGCCCATACCTTCATTCATATGCAAGCCGGTTCTGCCATGGAACAAATCCAAACCTGCCTGAAATGA
- a CDS encoding M15 family metallopeptidase has product MELEDEGRTFLLQPNTAESWKAMKAKAASDGIHLYMVSAFRSIERQSQIIENKKAKGIPDDEIYAVSAPPGRSEHHTGRAIDLNTVDCPVLEEEFEDTPAFEWLRENAASFGFTLSYPRNNPYGIAYEPWHWKFRGNQAFETARQSTESEPR; this is encoded by the coding sequence ATGGAACTCGAAGACGAGGGCCGCACCTTCCTGCTCCAGCCCAACACCGCCGAGTCCTGGAAGGCGATGAAGGCCAAAGCCGCAAGCGACGGCATCCATCTATATATGGTCTCCGCCTTTCGCAGCATCGAACGCCAATCCCAAATCATCGAAAACAAAAAGGCCAAGGGTATCCCGGACGACGAAATCTATGCCGTGAGCGCTCCGCCCGGTCGTAGTGAGCACCACACCGGCCGCGCCATCGACCTCAACACCGTCGATTGCCCCGTGTTGGAAGAAGAATTCGAAGACACGCCGGCCTTCGAATGGTTGCGGGAAAATGCCGCCAGCTTTGGTTTCACCCTTAGTTACCCGCGCAATAATCCATACGGAATCGCCTACGAACCTTGGCACTGGAAATTTAGAGGGAACCAAGCATTCGAGACAGCTCGTCAAAGTACCGAATCGGAACCACGATGA